The following DNA comes from Triticum aestivum cultivar Chinese Spring chromosome 3D, IWGSC CS RefSeq v2.1, whole genome shotgun sequence.
TTCTAACCAGTACCAAGGATGCACAATTTGTAAAAAAAAAACACCTTGATGGACAAAAAATCGAAGCATGTCTCAGTAGTTAACTATGTATATCCAACTTCAAAAAATCCACCTTAATGTTCTAAAAATAGAGACCATACATATGGCACAAAAAGGGAAGAACAGACCATACTACTTTCAGAACCATACcaggttaattaactaattaacatcATTATTCTCATGTGATTTGACTTGCGTCAAATAAAGAACATGGATCACCCACAAAAAAAACAAAGAATATGGATGAGAGTCTCATATGTTTTTACTTGCAGCAAACCAACAACATGCACGGGAGTCCCATTCCAATTTTACTTCCAGCAAACAGGGAAGAGGATTCAGCAAGCAATTCTCAGATCTAGCAAGTAGTACCTCCGTACAATACATACATCCATAAGGGGATGATGGGGATTTGAGCTCACAAATCAGACCATAGAAAAGGGGATCGGAGTAGTGTTGGATGGGGATTTCAGTGGCTGACCTTGGAGCGTAGCTTGACTGGGAGAGGAGGGCGAGAGGTGGAGCAGCGTCGCCGGTCGCCGGCCGCCGGAGAAGCTGGCACCAACGCAGAACGCGGCCGCCCGGTGATTGGATCGAGAGCGCTTCTGTGCGTGGAGATAAGAAGAGAGATGGGGAAAGTGGCGAACAGGTGGGGAAAAATCAATCGTGCCTTTTATATCACGGTGGCTGGCTCGCGCCAGATTTGGCAGCCAATATTTTGGCGGCTGATTTCCGCGCCGCTGTTTCGCCCGCGAGTTGGCGAAAACGGTACGCGGGCGCGCCCAAGTCGACGATGGCGAGCCAAAAATGATACCAGACCAAACGCTAGCCAAATATCGTGGGCGTGACCAATTTTTTGGTAAGGCTAGTGTTGGTCACCATCCAAACAGCCccgaagcgccaaataggaaatgcccttTTTCTCCTCTCGAAAATTCTCGAAGGAGTGAGGCCGAGGAAGGAAGACTCTGGAAGGAGGCTGGAGCCCACTCGGGCCCATTCATCGTGCGACCTCCTCCTCAGCCAGGCTGGGCCTAGGAGGCTGTTTCCGTAATTCTAGTGCGTTCCCTCACTGTCCGTCCACTCCCCATCTCTCCCCTCAGTCGCCGGCGGCGCTGCGTGCGTTTCCCCCAAATCCCACCCAAACCCCTTCTCGCAGGCAATCCGATTCCGGCACAGACAAGCCGCAAACTTGTCAGTCCCTATCCGAGCAGGCCTCGATGTCGATGCCCAAGGCTCTTTTTAAGCGCGACCCGGCAACTGCTCGCTAGTCGCTACTCGATTCGTCGCGCAGCTGGAGGCAGCTCTCTCATGGCCAGGGCCACGGCCAGGAGCAGCCGCGCGAGCGGGGCGGCTCGATTCCTGCGCCGGCAACTTGCCGACCGGATGAGCGACCTCTCCGACGATctactcctcctcgtcctccgccgCCTCGACACCCGCACGGCGCTCGGCGCCGGCTCGATCTCCAGGCGCTGGGCGCACCTCCCCCGCGAGCTGTCCGCCTTGGACTTGAAGGTAAGCGACATACTCCCGCCGCGCTACCACCGATGGGTCCTCCTACACCGGGACATCTACGGCAAAGCAGCAGCGCATCTGCAGTACAGACGCCACGCCGTCAGACTGGAGCTCCTGCCTAACATCAAGAGGTACGAGCGCCGCGCCATGCGCGCCTTGAACAGATCCGTAGAGAGCCTCTTGCAGCAAGGACCTCGCTCTCGCCGGGGGGTCCTCAAGAGGCTGAGTCTCGAGTTCTACACCACCGGCAACGGCTCCTCCATGAACCGGCTCATCGCGGAGGCCATTGATGCTTGGGGCGTCGAGGACCTCGACGTCATTGCCAAGCCACTCTACTATGAAGCAGACGTCGTCCACGCCTTTCCCAGCCATGGCATGTGCAAGGAGCCCGGCGCCGCATCCCTGCGAAGCCTCAAGCTTGGGGGCTGCCTACTCCCGCCGCTGCATGAGTACGGTGCGCTCACCATGCTCGTCCTGCGAGACATTCCGGAATCGACGCCCCCGGCCGCCTACGAGGGTGTCTTGGCCTCGTGCCCAAAGCTGCAGACCCTGCACCTCATCTCGTGTATCTGCAGGAGCGGCTCGGGCGCACTCTTGCCGGTGGAGGTGGACGCCCCCAGTTCAGAGATCAGAGAGCTTGTCTTTGACAATTGCAAATTCCGATGGATACGGCTGGGGGCTCTCCCCTGTCTCGAGAGCCTAGCCTGCATGGGAGGTACACTGGTCTTCTTCGAGTATAACTTGATTCCCTCCCTGAGGCAATACAACTTCGCCCTGCATCTTGGTGTTGCTCTGGAAGGCGCACGGCAATACTTTGCGCAGCGGCTGAAGCTAGAGCTTGACATGTTTCTTCGGTGCACCCCCAACATAACCAGCCTCATTGTCCGGTTCACTGGTCCTGACAGATGGATCGTGCCGTCTAGCTCCCCGTTGTCGTATTTGCCTAGCCTGAGGCGGCTGCTGGTCACGGATGTGCCGTCTTCCTTGGATGCTTCGTGGCCTCGTCTCTTTCTTGAGATGACGCCTTCTCTCGAGATCCTACACATCAACATTGCCTCCTGCAAGGACAAGCCTGGTAAAGAAATTTCATGGCAGCCCAGCGAGCTTCGGCAGCACCACTTGAAGGAGTTTGTGGTTGCTGGTTTCGAGGGAACCAAAAGGCAGATTTACCTTGTCAATTTCGCCGTCGGAGCATGCACGGCGTTGCGCCGTGTCGCCTTGTTCAGGAACGGGCATGCGCAGAGAAAGGGGCTCTGGGACTGGGAGATGGTGACGGAGCCACACTCGTGGACggacgagaagaaggactacacgcTGAAGCAGATCATGGATGGGGTTCCTTCCTCACCTGTTCAACTAGTTTTTGGCTGAATTTTATCATGTCTTACAGGCTTCTGGCGTTCCTTATCCATATATGATCTCTGGCGGACTTGATGCTTTGTGTGGGTATTTTTCAATAAACTCGAATAATTTGATTAGTTAAGTTCTCCATGTCCACAGCCTAAGTTTTCCATGTCCAGCGGCAGCTCTAGGAACAAATAAGATGTGGCTAGCTAGGTCTCATCTAAATGAGAATTAGCATCATCTAACTTTCGGACCATTTGATTTTAAGCGGAGAACCGTgaagatttttttgtttttcttgtttgatTAATTGAAGGATGTAAGTGTTAGATGAGACTTTGTTCTCATCTACACTCTGTTccgaaatataagatgttttgacaATTCAAATTGAACTGTCGATTATATTTAGGAACATTTGAACTGTAGAAACATCTTATATTTGACACTTTAGCTATATATAATAAGCTGCCTGATATTAATTTTAGGCCAGACAACTTTTTAGTCCGTTGATTTTGCTTTAGGATTTGTGCTCTGTTTTTTATCTGGTCTATTTGGTGACTGTGGGCTGTTTGTTTTTTGACTGGCCACATATTTTGGTCAGTCGATTTGCTAGCGGGCTGGAGCCCATTACATGTGCCACCccagccctccccctctctccctttgttttttttttgttttcatgtGTTTCTCCTTTTGGATTTCTTTATTAGTTGTTTTTATCTTATTTTCCTTTTGTAGGTATATTTGAGATGTTGGTTGAGTGTAAATGTATACACACAAGTACTATGAAATATGTGAGAAAATTACGCAAAAATATGTTGTTTACATATTATAAAAGGTGTAATTTTAGTGGAAAGTTGTGTGCATTTTTTTTAACCTTttttccacatctttcttcttaAAGAGTAATAGCAATGCTACTAAATCATTTTTTCTCTTGATTTTTCCTTCCCCCCTCCAAGTATGAAAAGATCATGAacttagggtttcaccctacatcagTTCACCTCAAGCAGCCGATTGGTTCCATTGCAGTGTCCCTGGGAATCCAATTATGTGACCATATGTGCGTGGAACTTCCATCTCCTATCCTTCGAATGAGGCCTTGAGCTAGCACGTCCCTCCGCTCAATCAACGACCGCCTCACCTGCGAAGGGTGAGAACCCACCGTGACATCCAAGATGTTGCCCTCCAGAAAATAAATTGCCTTGAGTAATTTTGCACATAGAGAGGCAGGCTTCATCAACAGCTGCTGAGTCTACCGTGCTAATAATTCTAGGTTGAAGAGCTCAAGATCTCTAAAACCAAGTCCTCCATACTTGTTTGGTTGTGTCATTGTTTTCGAGGAGACCCAATGATGCTTACGCTTCCCTTCTTTGCTTTCCCAAAAGAATTGTCGGATGAGCTTGTTTAAGTGTTCACATAGTCCCCTGGTATAAAACAAGACACAGAAAAAACCGAGCCTGTTTGTGCCACTAACTTGATCAAAATTGCTTTACATGCGGCAGAGATTGCTTTCTCAATCCATCTTTTTACCTTGCTCCAGAGCCTACGGTTTAGATACTTGAAAGCCCCAGTTTTACTTGCCCCATTATCATATGCATGCCCATCATAAAGTGTTTCAATTTGCACACTGAGTATACCATTGACCTTTTACCTGGTAGACTCTGGACATCCTTtgctgaagaaatatgccctagaggcaataataaagttgttatttatatttccttatatcatgataaatgtttattactcatgctagaactgtattaaccggaaacttagtacatgtgtgaatacatagacaaactaagtgtcactagtatgcatctacttgactagctcgttgaatcaaagatggttaagtttcctagccatagacatgagttgtcatttgattaacgggatcacatcattagataatgatgtgattgacttgacccattccgttagcttagcacttgatcgtttagtttactgctattgctttcttcatgacttatacatgttcctatgactatgagattatgcaactcccgaataccggaggaacactttgtgtgctaccaaacgtcacaacgtacctgggtgattataaagttgctctacaagtgtctccggtggtgttcgtggagttggcatggatcaagaataggatttgtcaatccgattgtcggagaggtatctctgggccctctcggtaatgcacatcactataagccttgcaagcaataccactaatgagttagttgcgggatgatgcattacagaacgagtaaaaagacttgccggtaacgagattgagctaggtattgagataccgacgatcaaatctcgggcaattaacataccgatgacaaagggaacaacgtatgttgttatgcggtttgaccgataaagatcttcgtagaatatgtgggagccaatatgagcatccaggttccgctattggttattgaacggagacgtgtctcggtcatgtctacatagttctcgaacccgtagggtccgtacgcttaacgacCGGTGACgacttgtattatgagtttatgtgttttgatgtaccgaaggtagttcggagtcccgcatgagatcgaggacatgacgaggagtctcgaaatggtcgagacgtaatgatcgatatattggacgactatatttggacatcggaaaggttccgagtgattcgggtattttcggagtaccggagagttacgggaattcgtattgggccttaacgggccatacgggaaaggagagaaaggcctcaaagggtggccgcacccctccccatggactggtccgaattggactatggagggggggcgcccccttccttccttctccttctcccttccctttttcctattccatgtgggaggtggaatcctactaggactagggagtcctagtaggactccacacttgggcgcgccctgtgagggccggcctcctcctccctccatcctttatatacgtggctagggggcaccccatagacacaaaagttgatcattgatctcttagccgtgtgcggtgcccccctccaccataatccacctcggtcatatcatcgtagtgcttaggcgaagccctgcaccggtagcttcatcatcaccgtcatcacgccgtcgtgctgacgaagctcttccccgtcactctgctggatcatgagttagtgggacgtcacc
Coding sequences within:
- the LOC123075465 gene encoding uncharacterized protein, whose amino-acid sequence is MARATARSSRASGAARFLRRQLADRMSDLSDDLLLLVLRRLDTRTALGAGSISRRWAHLPRELSALDLKVSDILPPRYHRWVLLHRDIYGKAAAHLQYRRHAVRLELLPNIKRYERRAMRALNRSVESLLQQGPRSRRGVLKRLSLEFYTTGNGSSMNRLIAEAIDAWGVEDLDVIAKPLYYEADVVHAFPSHGMCKEPGAASLRSLKLGGCLLPPLHEYGALTMLVLRDIPESTPPAAYEGVLASCPKLQTLHLISCICRSGSGALLPVEVDAPSSEIRELVFDNCKFRWIRLGALPCLESLACMGGTLVFFEYNLIPSLRQYNFALHLGVALEGARQYFAQRLKLELDMFLRCTPNITSLIVRFTGPDRWIVPSSSPLSYLPSLRRLLVTDVPSSLDASWPRLFLEMTPSLEILHINIASCKDKPGKEISWQPSELRQHHLKEFVVAGFEGTKRQIYLVNFAVGACTALRRVALFRNGHAQRKGLWDWEMVTEPHSWTDEKKDYTLKQIMDGVPSSPVQLVFG